The Streptomyces phaeolivaceus genome has a window encoding:
- a CDS encoding serine hydrolase domain-containing protein, translating to MPARPPRPTHTPRTSRSSRSIRTTLLAATAVAAALALAVPAVAAVPTAAPGRGDHAATRKALDANVKDGVVGIAAQAKDEHGVWKATSGVGDLKTGEPRSARDHFRVGSITKTFVSTVLLQLEAEGGLSLDDRVEKWLPGVVRGKGHDGREVTLRQLLNHTSGIAEYTSDDRFVKDVFLAEGFFKNRYRTWTPRELVGIAMKHKPDFAPGTDWSYSNTNYVLAGMVIEKATGHSYGHEIRARVIKPLGLTDTEVPGTDPTLPKPHSRAYSKLAETTDGKTYDVTRFNPSAAGAAGGMISDADDLNRFYSALLRGKLLPRKQLAEMKNVIPVDGENGGYGLGLITYELSCGVQLWGHSGGIHGSLSETATTADGRHTLTFNFNGDWTGDSLSIVEAEFCEK from the coding sequence ATGCCCGCACGCCCGCCCCGCCCCACTCACACGCCCCGCACCTCCCGCTCGTCCCGCTCGATCCGTACGACTCTGCTGGCGGCGACCGCCGTGGCCGCCGCGCTGGCGCTGGCCGTCCCGGCGGTGGCGGCCGTCCCCACCGCCGCTCCGGGGAGAGGCGACCACGCCGCCACCCGGAAGGCGCTGGACGCCAATGTGAAGGACGGAGTCGTCGGCATCGCCGCCCAGGCCAAGGACGAACACGGCGTCTGGAAGGCCACCTCGGGCGTCGGCGACCTGAAGACGGGCGAACCGCGCTCCGCCCGCGACCACTTCCGCGTCGGCAGCATCACCAAGACCTTCGTCTCCACCGTGCTGCTGCAACTGGAGGCCGAGGGCGGGCTGTCCCTGGACGACAGGGTGGAGAAGTGGCTGCCGGGCGTCGTCCGGGGCAAGGGGCACGACGGCCGCGAGGTGACGCTGCGCCAACTCCTCAACCACACCAGCGGAATCGCCGAGTACACCTCGGACGACCGGTTCGTGAAGGACGTCTTCCTCGCCGAGGGCTTCTTCAAGAACCGCTACCGCACCTGGACCCCGCGCGAACTGGTCGGCATCGCCATGAAGCACAAGCCGGACTTCGCCCCCGGCACCGACTGGAGCTACTCCAACACCAACTACGTACTCGCCGGCATGGTCATCGAGAAGGCCACCGGACACTCGTACGGCCACGAGATCCGGGCCCGCGTCATCAAGCCCCTCGGCCTGACCGACACCGAGGTCCCCGGCACCGACCCCACCCTCCCGAAGCCGCACAGCCGCGCCTACTCCAAGCTCGCGGAGACGACGGACGGAAAGACCTACGACGTCACCAGGTTCAACCCCTCGGCGGCCGGCGCCGCCGGCGGGATGATCTCCGACGCCGACGACCTCAACCGCTTCTACTCGGCGCTGCTGCGCGGCAAGCTCCTCCCGAGGAAGCAGCTCGCCGAGATGAAGAACGTCATCCCCGTCGACGGCGAGAACGGCGGCTACGGCCTCGGCCTCATCACCTACGAGCTCTCCTGCGGCGTCCAGCTCTGGGGCCACAGCGGCGGCATCCACGGCTCCCTCTCCGAAACCGCCACCACCGCCGACGGCCGCCACACCCTCACCTTCAACTTCAACGGCGACTGGACGGGCGACAGCCTGTCGATCGTCGAGGCGGAGTTCTGCGAGAAGTAG
- a CDS encoding TIGR03767 family metallophosphoesterase encodes MSRIRSVAAAATNPDRRAFLAATGAVGLAAGVGFALRPETDAHAATTAADRAAATEVPLANLSNREAPAAPLAPYTRGTTLASAAAPRNSSGYRRLGGGPAWKRVVRGDLATPKSGRENRRTALASFVQFTDLHVVDVQHPLRYEYLRAQTASAWRPQEALSVAGAVSLVERVNALRGAPVTGSPLHFVMTTGDNTDNNSKTELDWFLKVMSGGRVTPNSGDPRRYEGVQNSGLKLYWQPDAALRDADKQLGFPRLNGFLAAAIREVNSPGLNVPWYSTVGNHDSLPGGCYAPGDSWFAEFAVGGKKLMTLDEQVGKAIWDNVKSGGDPRGAEWKAILKAQAKKMRAVTPDENRAPFTPQEYLKAHLDPAHTGPGPVGHGYSKANLDARTQYYAFRVADDVIGISLDSTDPGGHYEGSLGTAQLKWLDSTLKEAAKDGSYAVVFSHHTSKSMRNLRKDPARPTEARHGGDEVLALLGRHRSVLAWVNGHSHRNRVTPHSAASGGSFWEISTASHIDFPQLARVIELVDNKDGTLSLFTTLIESAAPHATNFTDLSQTGLAALYRELSYNAPGRRDTLTGTAGDRNTELVLRKG; translated from the coding sequence CCTCGCCAACCTCTCCAACAGAGAGGCCCCGGCCGCACCCCTCGCGCCCTACACCCGAGGCACCACCCTCGCCTCGGCCGCCGCCCCCCGCAACTCCTCCGGCTACCGCCGCCTCGGCGGCGGCCCGGCCTGGAAGCGGGTCGTGCGCGGCGACCTCGCGACCCCCAAGTCCGGCCGCGAGAACCGCCGTACGGCACTGGCCTCCTTCGTGCAGTTCACCGACCTGCACGTGGTCGACGTCCAGCACCCGCTGCGCTACGAGTACCTCCGCGCCCAGACCGCCAGCGCCTGGCGCCCGCAGGAGGCGCTGTCCGTGGCCGGCGCGGTCTCGCTCGTCGAGCGGGTGAACGCGCTGCGCGGCGCCCCGGTGACCGGCTCACCGCTGCACTTCGTGATGACGACCGGCGACAACACCGACAACAACTCCAAGACGGAACTGGACTGGTTCCTGAAGGTGATGAGCGGTGGCCGCGTCACCCCCAACTCCGGTGACCCGCGCCGCTACGAGGGCGTCCAGAACTCCGGCCTGAAGCTCTACTGGCAGCCGGACGCGGCCCTCCGCGACGCCGACAAGCAGCTCGGCTTCCCCCGCCTGAACGGCTTCCTGGCCGCCGCGATCCGCGAGGTCAACAGCCCCGGCCTGAACGTCCCCTGGTACTCCACGGTCGGCAACCACGACTCCCTCCCCGGCGGTTGCTACGCCCCCGGCGACTCCTGGTTCGCCGAGTTCGCCGTCGGCGGCAAGAAGTTGATGACCCTGGACGAGCAGGTCGGCAAGGCCATCTGGGACAACGTCAAGAGCGGCGGCGACCCCCGGGGCGCCGAGTGGAAGGCCATCCTCAAGGCCCAGGCGAAGAAGATGCGTGCGGTCACCCCGGACGAGAACCGCGCCCCGTTCACCCCGCAGGAGTACCTGAAGGCCCACCTGGACCCGGCCCACACGGGCCCCGGCCCGGTCGGCCACGGCTACTCGAAGGCCAACCTGGACGCCCGCACCCAGTACTACGCCTTCCGCGTAGCCGACGACGTCATCGGCATCAGCCTCGACTCCACCGACCCCGGCGGCCACTACGAGGGCTCGCTCGGCACGGCTCAGCTCAAGTGGCTGGACAGCACGCTGAAGGAGGCGGCCAAGGACGGTTCGTACGCCGTCGTCTTCAGCCACCACACCAGCAAGTCGATGCGGAACCTGCGCAAGGACCCCGCCCGCCCCACCGAGGCCCGCCACGGCGGCGACGAGGTGCTCGCCCTGCTCGGCCGCCACCGCTCCGTTCTGGCCTGGGTGAACGGCCACAGCCACCGCAACCGCGTCACCCCGCACTCGGCGGCGAGCGGCGGCTCCTTCTGGGAGATCTCCACGGCCTCCCACATCGACTTCCCGCAACTCGCCCGGGTCATCGAGCTGGTGGACAACAAGGACGGCACGCTCTCCCTCTTCACCACCCTGATCGAATCGGCCGCCCCGCACGCCACGAACTTCACGGACCTCTCGCAGACCGGCCTCGCCGCCCTCTACCGCGAGCTGTCCTACAACGCCCCCGGCCGCCGCGACACGCTCACCGGCACGGCCGGCGACCGCAATACGGAGCTGGTCCTCCGGAAGGGCTGA